Proteins encoded in a region of the Novibacillus thermophilus genome:
- a CDS encoding stage II sporulation protein M, with protein sequence MFSFKNIGRVVLLLACLFFTVGYYSPLYLKEASSGLEIDSSPVFIELFFHNLKVNLYCVVFSPITLGIYALIYLVLNFFSMGLIVSHLRTEHTWLDALSAFVIHGVFEVPAMLLSAAVGFYIPSKVVLMILKKKVVVEEIKKIVYFVAIIIVLTFIAAIVETFVSPHFIRI encoded by the coding sequence ATGTTTTCGTTTAAAAACATAGGTCGGGTCGTTTTGTTGTTGGCTTGTCTCTTTTTCACGGTGGGGTATTATTCTCCTCTGTATTTGAAAGAAGCTAGTAGTGGATTAGAAATCGATTCTTCACCTGTTTTCATCGAACTGTTTTTTCACAATTTGAAAGTGAATCTATACTGTGTGGTTTTTAGTCCAATAACATTAGGTATTTACGCTCTTATTTATCTCGTATTGAACTTTTTTTCAATGGGTCTAATCGTCTCTCATTTGAGAACGGAGCATACTTGGCTGGATGCGCTAAGCGCATTTGTCATTCATGGAGTTTTCGAAGTGCCGGCGATGTTGCTTTCAGCTGCTGTAGGTTTTTATATCCCCTCCAAAGTCGTTCTGATGATTCTAAAGAAGAAAGTCGTGGTGGAAGAAATCAAAAAGATCGTTTATTTCGTTGCCATTATCATCGTCCTGACATTCATTGCTGCAATAGTCGAGACGTTTGTATCACCACATTTCATCAGAATCTGA
- a CDS encoding ABC transporter ATP-binding protein, translated as MLKVTHLNKSYEQGKKVFESVSFSLPAGSFVSLTGKNGIGKTTLLNILAGITSFEGEFVFADICLQTSSDQYDQCMEKYIEKTAYIPNDPFLYPYLTLSEMVELLLTVSGRKQPPTYLQNLLEELALTEYEHVLIKNMSLGTQQKVAIVTAYLDEPQLILMDEPFVNFDQKSLKVVLRFIRDYLLQKQAITIFSTHSQDHRIQQVITHNLHIKDARTITVTEIRKDRDVRDVFV; from the coding sequence ATGTTAAAGGTCACCCATTTGAATAAAAGTTACGAACAGGGGAAAAAAGTATTCGAGAGTGTTTCGTTTTCGTTACCTGCTGGTTCTTTTGTGTCCCTTACTGGAAAAAACGGAATCGGAAAGACGACACTGCTTAATATCTTGGCCGGTATAACATCTTTTGAGGGTGAGTTTGTTTTTGCCGATATTTGTTTGCAAACATCTTCTGACCAATATGACCAGTGTATGGAAAAATACATCGAAAAGACAGCATACATTCCCAATGATCCGTTTCTTTATCCTTACTTAACATTATCCGAGATGGTGGAATTACTGTTGACCGTTTCCGGAAGGAAACAACCGCCGACCTACCTGCAAAATTTGCTGGAGGAGCTAGCTTTGACAGAGTATGAGCACGTTCTCATTAAGAACATGTCTCTCGGGACACAACAGAAAGTGGCAATAGTCACAGCTTATTTGGATGAACCCCAGTTAATTTTGATGGATGAACCGTTTGTGAATTTTGACCAAAAATCGTTAAAGGTGGTGTTACGTTTTATTCGTGATTATCTCTTACAGAAACAAGCGATTACCATTTTCTCTACTCACTCCCAAGACCATCGAATTCAGCAGGTCATTACCCACAACCTTCATATTAAAGATGCAAGAACGATAACGGTTACCGAAATAAGAAAAGATCGGGATGTTCGGGATGTTTTCGTTTAA
- a CDS encoding zf-HC2 domain-containing protein, protein MSRFTCADCRAHLPRFRERTLSWRLSRQVVAHLRQCDDCLRRAEQEKVKPVLSAGTTPHTMKPHASGTGQGWVTWGVVLFVLTYVVVSLICFAVDRGTEEAVEKRVRDWAILRYPHGALGEREIDWTSWLPYYRREVHYPLLEQTDTGSNRRGTVVVTHRAWQRLVDVRLDQTEPAFVLRLPGEAGERETESTWAALEQLPQSVQVDMAVSTRHFLTPLAMADMFERYSFQLSHIYTYGGETLDERRMFPPLALVLRTPQGDLTLEESRDTLLARLQSVARHPVIAEEHSTWQKRHAYMVEHGFRAYGALVRGTPDELMRLREVLELQQAFIIRIDWVY, encoded by the coding sequence ATGTCCAGATTCACGTGTGCCGATTGTCGGGCGCACCTCCCACGTTTTCGTGAGCGGACGTTGAGTTGGCGCCTTAGCCGGCAGGTGGTGGCGCATTTGCGCCAGTGCGACGACTGTTTGCGGCGGGCCGAACAGGAAAAAGTGAAACCGGTGTTGTCAGCGGGAACGACTCCTCACACGATGAAACCGCATGCTTCTGGAACCGGACAGGGTTGGGTAACGTGGGGAGTTGTTCTCTTTGTCCTTACGTATGTTGTCGTATCCCTCATTTGCTTCGCGGTTGATCGAGGTACAGAGGAGGCAGTGGAAAAGCGTGTGCGGGACTGGGCGATATTGCGCTATCCCCACGGAGCCTTGGGAGAACGGGAAATTGACTGGACCAGTTGGCTGCCGTACTACAGGCGCGAAGTACACTATCCGCTTTTGGAACAGACCGATACCGGGTCAAACCGTCGCGGCACAGTGGTCGTCACACATCGGGCGTGGCAGCGTCTGGTGGACGTTCGGCTAGATCAAACGGAACCGGCGTTCGTCTTACGTTTGCCTGGAGAAGCTGGGGAGCGTGAGACGGAGTCGACGTGGGCGGCACTGGAGCAACTGCCCCAGTCGGTTCAAGTCGACATGGCTGTTTCCACCCGCCATTTTCTTACACCGCTCGCCATGGCGGACATGTTTGAACGGTACAGCTTCCAGTTGTCCCACATTTACACGTACGGAGGAGAAACGCTGGACGAGAGGCGAATGTTTCCACCCCTCGCTCTCGTGCTGCGGACGCCGCAAGGGGATTTGACGCTCGAGGAAAGTAGGGATACACTGCTGGCGCGACTTCAGTCCGTCGCCCGCCATCCTGTCATCGCAGAGGAACATTCCACCTGGCAAAAGCGCCATGCGTACATGGTCGAGCACGGCTTTCGGGCGTACGGTGCTCTCGTGCGGGGGACGCCTGACGAGTTAATGCGTTTGAGAGAAGTGTTGGAGTTGCAGCAAGCGTTCATTATCCGCATTGACTGGGTATACTGA
- a CDS encoding FUSC family protein, translating into MLNVKIGARILKTGVAVGLALYISRFLGLEPIIFAGIAATVTVQPSLYRSWQNSLQQIQANVVGAIVGVVLAVLLGTEPYVIALGVIVATSLNIQLKFNKSIPLAMVTVLAIMSSPSDNFWEIATDRFLLIFIGVASSILINIFIPPHYEKRLRKQLFDIQDNIALNLRFMVETDREIHHVRADLEQLAKRVSELKELYTLHREENRYKYHKVFPRTRKLVVFRSMVHTCEEGLDLLRLLEKHHDVLQADETARQLVGTELEKLASFQERVFLKYAGKLTPHLANHEDAAYDEPILPVEKGIAAFKDNETLFVHVLPVLFKIHDYREQVEELNRTVEQYYKFHNQTAT; encoded by the coding sequence GTGTTGAACGTGAAAATTGGCGCACGCATTCTGAAAACGGGAGTCGCCGTCGGTTTAGCTCTCTACATCAGCCGGTTTCTCGGACTGGAACCGATTATTTTTGCCGGGATCGCCGCGACCGTCACAGTCCAGCCGTCGCTTTACCGCTCCTGGCAGAACAGTTTGCAACAAATACAGGCAAACGTCGTCGGAGCCATCGTCGGTGTTGTTTTGGCTGTTTTGCTCGGGACTGAGCCATACGTTATCGCCCTCGGCGTCATCGTCGCCACCAGCCTCAACATACAGTTAAAATTCAACAAAAGTATTCCCCTGGCGATGGTCACCGTGTTGGCGATTATGAGCAGTCCGTCTGACAATTTTTGGGAAATTGCCACTGACCGCTTTTTACTCATATTTATCGGAGTGGCTTCCTCCATTTTAATCAACATTTTCATACCGCCTCACTATGAAAAAAGGCTGCGAAAACAGCTATTCGACATCCAAGACAACATTGCCCTGAACTTGCGGTTTATGGTGGAAACCGACCGCGAAATACACCATGTGCGCGCCGATTTAGAGCAACTTGCAAAACGCGTGTCCGAGTTGAAAGAACTGTACACCTTGCACCGGGAAGAAAACCGGTACAAATATCACAAAGTGTTCCCCCGCACCCGAAAGTTAGTCGTGTTTCGGAGTATGGTCCACACGTGCGAAGAAGGTCTCGATTTACTGCGTCTGTTGGAAAAACACCACGACGTGTTGCAGGCAGATGAAACGGCACGTCAGCTCGTCGGCACCGAGTTGGAAAAACTGGCCTCTTTTCAAGAAAGGGTCTTTTTGAAATATGCAGGAAAATTGACACCGCACTTAGCGAATCACGAAGATGCGGCGTACGACGAACCCATTCTCCCCGTTGAAAAAGGGATTGCCGCATTTAAAGACAACGAAACACTGTTCGTCCACGTACTGCCAGTCTTGTTTAAAATTCACGACTACAGGGAACAAGTGGAAGAATTAAACCGTACTGTGGAACAGTACTATAAGTTTCACAACCAAACGGCAACATAA
- a CDS encoding glutamate-1-semialdehyde 2,1-aminomutase: protein MRHEKSRELYQEAQDVIVGGVNSPSRSFKAVGGDYPIFMKRARGAYFWDEDDNRYIDYLGAFGPIILGHAHPHVTKAIQRAAENGVLYGTPTRLENQLARMLRDSISSCEKIRFVNSGTEAVMSSIRVARAYTGRDKIVKFSGCYHGHADLVLVAAGSGPSTLGVPDSAGIPESIARDVITVPYNDLSAFKQALKQWGDDIAAVLVEPIVGNFGIVMPEEGFLETVNEWTRKAGALVIYDEVITAFRFHYGGAQNLLNVFPDLTALGKIIGGGLPIGAYGGRADIMDNVAPLGPVYQAGTMAGNPASMAAGIACLETLSHPETYEHLERLGAMLESGIRQAADNVPDIPVQINRLGGALTVYFSREPIREYGAVERSDSERFAQFHQLMLKQGIYLAPSKYEAWFLTLAHTEEDVNVTISAVEKAFQRMCR, encoded by the coding sequence ATGCGACACGAAAAATCCAGAGAACTGTACCAAGAAGCTCAGGACGTCATCGTCGGCGGCGTTAACAGTCCGTCCCGCTCATTTAAGGCTGTCGGCGGTGACTATCCCATTTTTATGAAACGCGCCCGCGGCGCGTATTTCTGGGACGAAGACGACAACCGCTACATCGACTACTTGGGAGCTTTCGGTCCGATCATTCTTGGCCACGCCCATCCCCACGTGACAAAGGCCATTCAGCGAGCGGCAGAGAACGGAGTGCTGTACGGCACACCGACCCGGTTGGAAAATCAGTTGGCACGCATGCTTCGGGACAGCATTTCGTCTTGTGAAAAAATCCGTTTTGTCAACTCCGGCACTGAGGCGGTCATGAGCAGTATCCGCGTCGCACGCGCTTATACGGGGCGGGACAAAATTGTAAAGTTTTCCGGATGTTACCACGGCCACGCCGACTTGGTGCTTGTCGCCGCAGGGTCTGGCCCGTCGACACTCGGCGTACCGGACAGTGCCGGTATCCCTGAAAGCATCGCTCGAGACGTCATTACCGTCCCGTACAATGACTTGTCCGCGTTTAAACAGGCACTGAAACAGTGGGGAGACGACATCGCAGCCGTACTCGTCGAACCCATTGTCGGCAACTTCGGAATCGTCATGCCAGAGGAAGGATTTTTGGAGACCGTGAACGAATGGACCCGTAAGGCCGGTGCCCTCGTCATTTACGATGAAGTCATTACCGCTTTTCGCTTTCATTACGGGGGAGCGCAAAATCTGCTCAATGTCTTCCCCGACCTGACGGCACTAGGCAAAATTATAGGCGGCGGCTTGCCTATCGGCGCATACGGAGGCCGCGCCGACATTATGGACAACGTGGCACCCCTCGGCCCTGTCTACCAGGCAGGGACGATGGCCGGCAACCCGGCGTCCATGGCGGCCGGCATTGCCTGTCTGGAAACACTCTCTCATCCGGAAACGTATGAGCACCTTGAGCGTCTCGGAGCGATGCTGGAATCCGGCATCCGGCAGGCAGCCGACAACGTCCCCGACATCCCCGTCCAAATTAACCGCTTAGGTGGCGCTCTAACCGTATACTTTTCCCGCGAGCCGATTCGCGAGTACGGAGCCGTGGAACGAAGTGACAGCGAACGCTTCGCTCAATTCCACCAACTCATGCTGAAGCAGGGGATCTACTTGGCTCCGTCCAAATACGAAGCCTGGTTTTTGACATTAGCCCATACAGAAGAAGATGTGAACGTGACGATTTCCGCCGTAGAAAAAGCATTTCAGCGCATGTGCCGTTGA
- a CDS encoding transposase encodes MITNNRLNNQLPKEVKAIFDELEILKYLRKVGINKGFGYSCAYLFQLVFSLVFEGKNLFRLLQSKKAKDLPEKNAIYRFLNNPQYNWRRFLLVLSTFTIMKVSSLTRHDRPKVLIVDDSSYERNRSKKVELLARCFDHSSQKMRYYKGFRMLTLGWSDGATFLPIDFALLSSTNSQINGIDNRIDKRTSGYKRRVEALQKAPEVIPNMIKRALSQGIDASYVLMDTWFTQQPLIKSIVDQGLDVIGMVKDTKQRYQVNGEWVSLKKLYQTAKPSQHQKGILRSIHTTMANGVPVKVVFIRNRNKKRQWLAILSTDCTLSDQEIIRIYGIRWDIEVFFKTVKSLLKLQKEFQGRSYDSMISHTTIVFTRYIVLSWQNRVSTDYRTLGGIFYELCDEIDELDWAFALQLLIEILEDALQNVNQKIKKFIESQLRKWIVVLPNYIKAYLPKLSCES; translated from the coding sequence ATGATAACGAATAACAGACTGAACAATCAACTACCAAAAGAAGTAAAAGCTATATTTGATGAACTTGAAATCTTAAAATATTTAAGGAAAGTGGGAATTAACAAGGGTTTCGGTTATTCCTGCGCCTATTTATTCCAGCTAGTTTTTAGTTTGGTTTTTGAAGGCAAAAATTTGTTTCGACTTCTTCAAAGTAAAAAAGCTAAAGATTTGCCGGAAAAAAACGCTATTTATCGCTTCTTAAATAACCCTCAATACAATTGGCGCAGGTTTTTACTTGTTTTGAGTACTTTCACCATTATGAAGGTAAGTAGTTTAACGAGACACGACCGTCCGAAAGTGCTGATCGTGGACGACTCATCTTATGAACGAAATCGCAGTAAAAAGGTTGAACTGCTTGCTCGCTGTTTCGATCATTCTTCTCAAAAAATGCGTTATTACAAAGGATTTCGTATGCTTACACTCGGCTGGTCAGATGGTGCTACATTTTTGCCTATTGATTTTGCTTTATTAAGCTCTACGAATTCCCAAATCAATGGGATTGATAACCGAATCGATAAGCGTACATCCGGTTATAAGCGGCGTGTCGAAGCTTTACAAAAAGCGCCGGAAGTTATTCCCAATATGATTAAACGGGCACTTTCTCAAGGAATCGATGCCTCATACGTTTTAATGGATACATGGTTTACCCAACAGCCTTTGATCAAGTCCATTGTGGATCAAGGGTTGGATGTTATTGGAATGGTGAAGGATACAAAACAAAGATATCAAGTGAACGGTGAATGGGTGAGCCTAAAAAAACTATACCAAACAGCTAAACCATCACAACATCAAAAGGGTATTTTGCGCTCTATTCACACAACGATGGCAAATGGCGTACCTGTTAAAGTGGTATTTATCCGTAATCGTAATAAAAAGAGACAGTGGCTAGCTATTTTGAGTACAGACTGTACTTTATCGGATCAAGAAATCATTCGTATTTATGGGATACGTTGGGATATTGAAGTATTCTTCAAAACAGTCAAATCCTTATTGAAACTCCAAAAAGAGTTCCAAGGAAGATCTTATGATTCCATGATCAGCCATACCACTATTGTGTTTACAAGGTACATTGTTTTGTCTTGGCAAAACCGAGTAAGTACAGATTATCGAACATTAGGCGGCATTTTTTATGAACTTTGTGATGAAATCGATGAACTAGATTGGGCCTTTGCACTTCAACTACTCATTGAAATTCTTGAAGATGCACTTCAAAATGTAAATCAAAAGATTAAAAAATTCATCGAAAGTCAATTACGTAAATGGATTGTAGTTTTGCCTAATTATATCAAGGCTTATTTACCAAAATTGAGCTGCGAAAGTTGA
- a CDS encoding DUF2089 family protein has protein sequence MSERDIPSWILSLDSEDIEFIRKFIVNSGSLKSLAKEYGVSYPTVRLRLDRLIQKIKISHHNQPEPLVDFIKKLAIEERITLEDARLIIKKYKAEKDGN, from the coding sequence ATGAGTGAAAGAGATATTCCTTCGTGGATTTTATCACTAGATTCCGAGGATATTGAATTTATACGTAAATTTATTGTGAATTCTGGTTCCTTGAAAAGTCTTGCCAAAGAGTATGGTGTATCTTACCCTACTGTCCGACTCAGGTTAGATAGGTTAATCCAAAAAATAAAAATATCCCACCATAATCAACCAGAACCGTTAGTTGATTTTATAAAAAAACTTGCCATTGAAGAGCGTATAACATTGGAAGATGCACGACTTATTATAAAAAAATATAAAGCAGAAAAGGATGGGAATTAA
- a CDS encoding ECF transporter S component codes for MQRSSSHVLKLVVISLLSAVAFIMQYLDFPLPAFPSFLKVDFSDVPALVAGFIFGPWIAVLVQLIKNGLHFIFTGSEAGIPIGEMANFVAGSIFVVCTVLIARQISGLKGLLAGLLTGTLMMAAVLSVLNYFVILPAYAFLINWTVEGPEKTALVLFGIAPFNVIKGLLIAFVFLPLYVRLKPKLEQQFQMIR; via the coding sequence ATGCAGCGGTCGTCTTCACACGTGTTAAAGCTTGTCGTGATCTCGCTTTTGTCTGCAGTAGCCTTCATCATGCAGTATTTGGATTTCCCGCTTCCAGCTTTTCCGTCCTTTTTAAAGGTTGACTTCAGCGATGTGCCCGCCCTTGTGGCTGGATTTATCTTTGGCCCGTGGATTGCCGTTCTCGTTCAGCTGATAAAGAACGGACTACACTTTATTTTTACCGGAAGCGAAGCGGGGATCCCCATTGGAGAAATGGCCAATTTTGTCGCCGGGAGTATTTTTGTCGTCTGTACCGTCCTCATAGCGCGGCAAATTTCCGGTCTCAAAGGTCTCTTGGCGGGACTTTTGACGGGGACGCTGATGATGGCTGCTGTGTTGAGTGTGTTGAATTACTTTGTGATTCTTCCGGCTTACGCCTTTTTGATTAACTGGACTGTGGAGGGGCCGGAGAAAACGGCCCTCGTCTTATTCGGCATTGCGCCGTTTAACGTCATAAAGGGACTGTTGATTGCATTCGTGTTCCTTCCCCTTTACGTGCGATTGAAACCGAAATTGGAACAACAGTTTCAAATGATCCGCTGA
- a CDS encoding PH domain-containing protein, translated as MRAEPSGRLDVRALKVWRITGGIVSLFAWLIAIGVTGLTMAFDWYWIFPALAGAGALVLTVCLMVIVPPVRWRRWRYEVSEQEVDLKRGVIVIKRTLIPMARVQHVDTEQGPILRRYNLATVSVSTAAGLHEIPALPVEEADALRDNIARLAGIADDV; from the coding sequence ATGCGAGCTGAACCGAGTGGGCGTTTAGACGTCCGCGCCCTGAAAGTATGGCGCATAACGGGCGGAATTGTTTCTTTGTTCGCCTGGTTGATCGCGATCGGGGTAACGGGTTTAACGATGGCCTTTGACTGGTACTGGATTTTTCCGGCTTTGGCGGGAGCTGGAGCTTTAGTGTTGACCGTTTGCCTCATGGTCATTGTCCCGCCTGTTCGTTGGCGCAGATGGCGGTACGAGGTGAGCGAGCAGGAAGTAGATCTCAAACGCGGGGTCATTGTGATCAAGCGAACGCTGATTCCGATGGCGCGCGTCCAGCACGTTGACACCGAACAAGGGCCGATCTTGCGCCGTTACAACCTTGCGACTGTATCGGTGTCGACGGCAGCGGGCCTTCACGAAATCCCGGCCCTCCCAGTCGAAGAAGCGGACGCCCTGCGTGACAACATTGCAAGACTGGCGGGGATTGCGGATGATGTCTGA
- a CDS encoding PH domain-containing protein, with protein sequence MTTLQDWRGLRMMSEPRRLHPATVLMYTLRLVRQFIIPVALFVFFQANGEDGPVLASVAMGVVWFAVGVIVLIAGSAAWGYIAWRHYTYRIENGEFRIEHGVLNKKRRYIPLERIQTVDFVEGIVHRLFRVVKVRVETAGGTEPEANLEAVARPEAEQLRHFLNAMRNEPDSPSAFDGAAAGEQGETDGQSSAAFGADSCERRITLRELLIAGVTSGSVGVIFSLVGGAFSFFDDLLPLDDVVDRIGNYVSGQVTVPFIALIAVTALVVAWLAATLSVALKFGNFRVKRAGDYLSVERGLLERRRSTLPIKRIQSVRLVEGVLRQPFGYVTVHVVSAGYGGSGSDSYEEDATVIFPLMAKKDVVPFLDRFVPEFAPEDVKLERLPRRAWRRFVVPGVAVSALVALLLSYFFDPWGWLSWILVPLAVGYGTMCYSDEGWHLAYHHLVVRSRSIARTTAVVTRRRIQSSTLKQSPFQLKADLATFQVNVASGSTGKRFSVRHVDRRDGERLLEWASHRRNRQVKRS encoded by the coding sequence GTGACAACATTGCAAGACTGGCGGGGATTGCGGATGATGTCTGAACCGCGTCGTCTCCATCCCGCCACAGTCTTGATGTATACATTGAGGTTAGTCCGCCAGTTCATCATCCCCGTTGCACTTTTCGTGTTTTTTCAGGCGAACGGAGAGGACGGTCCAGTCCTCGCCTCCGTCGCCATGGGTGTCGTCTGGTTTGCCGTTGGAGTGATCGTACTTATTGCTGGGTCCGCCGCGTGGGGATACATCGCATGGCGACACTACACGTACCGGATTGAGAACGGCGAGTTTCGCATTGAACACGGCGTGCTCAATAAGAAACGGCGTTATATCCCGCTGGAGCGCATTCAAACCGTTGACTTCGTCGAAGGCATTGTTCACCGCCTGTTCCGTGTGGTGAAAGTGCGGGTCGAGACAGCGGGAGGGACAGAACCGGAGGCGAACCTTGAGGCAGTGGCCCGTCCGGAGGCGGAACAACTTCGGCACTTCTTGAACGCGATGCGTAATGAACCGGACAGTCCATCAGCCTTTGACGGCGCCGCAGCGGGAGAACAAGGTGAAACAGATGGGCAATCTTCCGCAGCCTTCGGAGCCGATTCATGTGAACGGCGCATCACACTGCGGGAATTGCTCATAGCAGGGGTGACATCCGGAAGTGTTGGCGTGATTTTCTCCCTCGTCGGTGGGGCCTTCTCGTTTTTCGACGACTTATTGCCGCTGGACGATGTGGTAGACCGTATCGGAAACTACGTGAGCGGTCAAGTGACAGTTCCGTTTATCGCACTCATCGCCGTCACTGCCCTCGTCGTCGCGTGGCTGGCAGCGACCTTGTCCGTCGCGCTTAAGTTCGGCAATTTTCGCGTCAAGCGGGCGGGAGACTATTTATCGGTTGAGAGAGGCCTACTTGAACGGAGACGTTCGACTCTTCCAATCAAGCGGATCCAGTCGGTGCGGCTGGTAGAAGGTGTTTTGCGGCAGCCTTTCGGGTACGTCACGGTTCACGTCGTCAGCGCGGGTTACGGAGGCAGTGGGAGTGATTCATACGAAGAAGATGCGACGGTCATTTTTCCATTAATGGCCAAAAAGGACGTCGTTCCGTTTTTAGACCGTTTTGTACCGGAGTTTGCCCCGGAAGATGTGAAGTTAGAACGCTTGCCGCGTCGGGCGTGGCGCCGTTTTGTCGTTCCTGGGGTCGCGGTGTCCGCGTTGGTTGCTCTGTTGCTGTCTTATTTTTTCGATCCGTGGGGATGGCTGTCGTGGATACTTGTTCCTTTGGCAGTCGGTTACGGAACGATGTGCTACTCTGACGAAGGGTGGCACCTGGCGTACCATCACTTAGTCGTGCGCTCCCGGAGCATCGCCCGGACGACAGCTGTTGTGACGCGCCGACGGATTCAGTCCAGCACACTAAAACAGTCGCCGTTCCAGCTGAAAGCCGACCTTGCGACGTTTCAGGTGAATGTCGCTTCCGGTTCGACGGGAAAACGATTCAGCGTGAGGCACGTCGATCGGCGTGACGGCGAGCGTTTGCTAGAATGGGCGAGTCATCGTCGGAACCGCCAGGTAAAACGAAGCTGA
- a CDS encoding superoxide dismutase: protein MGDPVREHESLYQIEQWSRNQEQYIAILQNEAADSPEKKEQYAKWQKRFEQLRQSAKQQRSASVQGSFHRQPPYPSSYLLQQSHQLHYHFSRFLQDRLLEQRAITASYANENDAKAGEEAQTEGEKRRDVTLEPVPIGEHVLPPLPYPYDALEPHIDEKTMRLHHDRHHRSYVEGLNKAEKEMAKARRSGNFSLIKHWEREAAFNGAGHYLHTIFWHNMKPKGGGQAQGEIAREINRTFGSFHKFKQHFSHAADKVEGGGWAMLVWAPRSHRVEILQVEKHQNLSQQDIIPLLVLDVWEHAYYLKYNNNRKDYIKAWWHVVNWENVNKRYKEAQKVRWRPY from the coding sequence ATGGGCGACCCGGTACGGGAACACGAATCCCTTTACCAAATTGAGCAGTGGAGCCGTAACCAGGAACAGTACATCGCTATCTTACAGAACGAAGCAGCTGACTCTCCTGAAAAGAAGGAACAGTACGCAAAGTGGCAAAAGCGTTTCGAACAGTTGAGGCAAAGCGCAAAACAGCAAAGATCCGCCTCCGTTCAAGGGTCCTTTCACCGTCAACCACCGTACCCCTCATCTTATTTGCTGCAACAATCGCATCAATTGCACTACCACTTTTCCCGCTTTTTGCAAGATCGGCTGTTGGAGCAAAGGGCGATAACGGCAAGCTACGCAAACGAGAACGATGCGAAGGCAGGAGAAGAGGCCCAAACGGAAGGTGAAAAAAGAAGGGATGTAACGTTAGAACCCGTCCCAATCGGGGAGCATGTGTTGCCGCCACTTCCTTATCCGTACGACGCGCTAGAACCGCACATTGATGAAAAAACGATGCGTTTGCATCACGACAGACACCACCGATCGTATGTCGAAGGATTGAATAAAGCAGAAAAAGAAATGGCCAAAGCGCGGCGCAGCGGAAATTTTTCCCTCATTAAACATTGGGAGCGGGAAGCAGCGTTTAACGGGGCTGGCCACTATTTGCACACCATATTCTGGCATAACATGAAACCGAAGGGAGGAGGGCAAGCGCAAGGGGAGATTGCCCGGGAAATCAACCGCACGTTCGGCAGTTTTCACAAATTCAAACAGCACTTCTCCCACGCTGCCGACAAAGTTGAGGGTGGAGGTTGGGCTATGCTCGTCTGGGCCCCGCGCTCGCACCGGGTGGAAATTTTGCAAGTGGAAAAGCACCAAAACTTGTCCCAGCAGGACATCATCCCGCTGCTCGTCCTGGACGTGTGGGAGCACGCTTATTATTTAAAGTACAACAACAACCGAAAGGATTACATTAAAGCGTGGTGGCATGTCGTCAACTGGGAAAATGTCAACAAGCGTTACAAGGAAGCTCAGAAGGTGAGGTGGAGGCCGTATTAG